The Dictyostelium discoideum AX4 chromosome Un chrUn_00010, whole genome shotgun sequence genome has a segment encoding these proteins:
- a CDS encoding hypothetical protein (Slime mold (D.discoideum) transposon DIRS-1, complete, clone SB41) → MSTTVNNNDASSSSTSASNSAESFDLRMKSMEDQINNLSLAFTRFMKEPMFSSNTNSRSQPSHDNSDTENEQSEDESDLVKWSFKGLIITLDSIKVYLSKKNVSSRKMRYPN, encoded by the coding sequence atGTCTACCactgttaataataatgatgccTCAAGTAGTAGTACCTCTGCCTCTAATAGCGCTGAATCCTTTGATTTAAGAATGAAATCAATGGAGGATCAAATCAACAATCTTTCCTTAGCCTTTACAAGATTCATGAAAGAACCTATGTTCTCTTCTAATACCAACTCACGTAGCCAACCTTCTCATGATAACTCTGACACCGAGAATGAACAAAGTGAAGATGAATCAGACTTGGTGAAGTGGTCGTTCAAAGGTCTCATTATTACTCTTGACTCAATCAAGGTTTACTTGTCGAAGAAGAATGTATCCTCAAGAAAGATGAGATATCCGAATTGA